TTGAGGAATGTTTGATTGAAGTTGGTGCTCTTGcctaaaaaaacaatacattcaAAATGAGGGTTTATACACATTTTCAAGTCAAGCACTTTTCAAATTTGGAGATTTTCCATCACTGACATGAGTGTGTAATGGGACATGTAACCCATGGAATGGTCCGTATCTTGGTACGTGGACTAAGGTTCagttttgtactgtttttgcGTGCAAAGACAACATTTTCTTTCTACATTCTATATTAGTTAgcattattataaatgatttgtggcggcacggtggacgagtggttagtgcgcagacctcacagcgaggaaaccagggttcaattccaccctcggccatctctgtgcggagtttgcaggtttcctcccacattccaaaaacatgctaggttaattggcgactccaaattgtccataggtatgaatgtgagtgtgaatggttgtttgtctatatgtgccctgtgattggctggccaccagtccagggtgtaccccgcctctcgcccgaagacagctgggatagctccagcaccccccgcagcCCTCGTGAggcaaagcggtagaaaatgaatgaatgaatgactctggtttcctcccacattccaaaaacatgctaggttaattagcgactccaaattgtccccgcagcaaactccacacagagatggccgagggtgggattacattccgaaaacatgctaggttaattagcgactccaaattgtccataggtatgaatgtgagtgtgaatggttgtttgtctatatgtgccctgtgattggctggccaccagtccagggtgtaccccgcctctcccccgaagacagctggaataggaccccagcacccccgcgaccctcgtgaggataaagcggtagaaaatgaatgaatgaataaatgatttgtAAAATGGGTGACAAaactgtccaccagagggaaccAGAGGAGCGTCCCTCTGGGCTCCTGTGGCAGCCatgtccaatgaaatgctttgctgggacaAAATGCATAATGGGAAGCCGTTTAAATATTTGTGTTGTATAtctcttagctaccttttgagtgttaagttactgtgtgatgattttagtgttctttgtaagatgacaccaagAGTCAGACTGTTGAGTCAGagtcttttgaacgcatattgttttgaaaagCCAAACtctcttagctaccttttgagtgttaagttactgtgtgatgattttagtgttctttgtaagatgacgccACCAGTCGGACTGTTGagactcttttgaacgcatattgttttgaaaagCCAAACtctcttagctaccttttgagtgttaagttactgtgtgatgattttagtgttctttgtaagacaACGCCACGAGTCAGACTGTTAAGTCagactcttttgaacgcatattgttttgaaaagCCAAACtctcttagctaccttttgagtattaagttactgtgtgatgattttagtgttctttgtaagatgacgccACCAGTCAGACTGTTGAGTCAagactcttttgaacgcatattgttttgaaaagCCAAACTATTTACTTAAGTGGCCCCAGCAACTAACCAGAATTATGTTCCTCTTCaccgaaatccgaccagaactcggctcacaggaccaagtggggggggggggcctacTGTTGATGgcctacactgctgatggggatgtcatacaacttcatgtcaaaaaaatcgGAACTAACCCTTTAAAAAGGTTAAACTCACTGATTGAAGTAAGcctgcctcctcttcctcagctcCTCTACGGTGAGCACCTCATTTTGGACTCTTGGTCCGCCTGTAGCCTCACTGTCCAACTTCAAATGTCCGCCTTCAGAATCTGACGATGTGCTGCCCAACACAGCTcctaatatttaaaattgtaaaaatcaatcaattgtaaataaataaatttcttgCAATTTTTTCACCTGGTCTTAAGATTTCGAACAGTAACATTTTGTTACCTTGCATGCTAAGCTGAATGGCCCTGCGTAGATCAGCTTCCTCATCTTCTACATCTATGTCCTGTCTGCTGAGCGCCAGAGCTCTCTTCagctcctcgtcttcctccacGACGTTGCTCTCCACGCCACAGACCATCTCTGTCTGACCCAGTGTTGCTGACCTACTACAGTTGCCacattaaggaaaaaaaaaaaaacaatttcaaacAAAACCGATTATGGATCTTCGTTATCGTATAGCATGTTGGTACCCTGCACTTGTCTGAGCCTCGTCCTCTCCGATAAGCCTCGGCCGCTGTTGTTGCTGCACTCTCATGATTCCAAGAATCTGCTCTGCTTCACAGTCTGGAAGGTTTCCGCGGATCACGAATATGGAATAACCTGCACATGCATACGGAACTTTATTAGTGGCTCTACAAGATCAAGAATCAATGTATAGTGGTATTACCTTCTTGCTGTAACTGTGCGAGGAAAAGGGCTAAGTATGTGTCTGATATCAACTCTGGTCCAGTCAAAAGTGAATTCAAGTTAAACCACtgcaatgaaaaatatatactaaatcaagctacattattattattatttgggaaACCATGTAAACTGTACCTGTTGTCCAAGTTTGCGAATAGTAAACCAATGCTCCTTATAATTGCATATAAAGGCTTTTTCATTTctgaaacaacagaaaaaaaacaatcccacATGTTAGTAGTACAGATTATGATGCCAAATAATCTTAATAAAAGGAAATTTACATTGGATTTATCATCAGGCTCTGGTACTCCCGACTGTTGAAGAGGATTAGCTCCAATCCCCAAACTCTCAAAGCATTGCTAATAACCTATAAAGACATCACGCAAAACATCATTAAATATTtcactccaaaaacatgacaaatataGCAAACATAGACCTCACTTGTATGGAAAAGAACCCGCTGTCATCCATGTTTCCAGAAGGTTGCTACAAACATAATCACATAGCAACTTTATGAAGCatgtttttacattgtaaaaaaggaaataaatgtaCTAGTAGCCTCTCACCTGTAAAAAAGTCCTATACTCCTCGCTGCCCATTCCTCCCTCCGCCATTCTCATCCTCTCCTCTTCGTCCAACTGATGGGCAATAGAGGAAAGATCCACAGGGCTGAAGTACTCACCCTGCAGCAGGTTGTTGAGGCAATGCTGGGCGCAGAGAGAGCCCTCTTGCTACACATCGAAGAATCATTATTGCAATGACagcaccattttttttccaatatttttccaaaacaataACAGTTTGGCACTTCCCTCTAAAGTAGATAATGTTAGCTTACATGGAAAATACATCTGCGTTACTAATTTGTCATAAGTCACTATCGTGAGTCtacaactatttaaaaaaaacaacaacatggagcAGATTTAGCGCCTTGTTTACGCTTCTTGATACAttactacaaataaagttttttttaaatgactgaATGGTAACTTGACTGTAGCGATATAGCTAACAGGGAAACAATACTGCCAAGCAAAAACACCGAAAAACATCGACACTTCATTTACATAACACGGACAAAGGCTAggacttttaaaaacacacgcAGGTGGTTATGCGgtgttaaaagttgtaatatgtaCATTTAACTTACTTTCTCGTGGAATATGGCATCCATATTGGGGTCTCTCTCTGTCAAACATTCAACTCTGACCTCGCTCGTCATAACTGTGTTCACCATTAACCAAACTATCTCAGTAGCACCCTCTAGAGGCTGGGCTCAGACAgtgacattgaaaaaaaatatgctttatCATACGGTCCGGATACTTATATCAAATAATCATTGCATAAGCACCAATTAAAATCAGCATTtagcacaattaaaaaaaacataaaattgtgTATTAACTAGTCTCGATGAGCGAACAATAACGCTGCCGTTAGAGGGCGCTGTCATGTTGAGCTCgtgaatgtgttttgtttacaaaaCGCGTCAGGTTTGTTTCCATCATAAACAAGTATTAAAAACTCAAATGCTGTACGTTAGCatttattcaataaaaataatatttattttcatacaacACCTTCAATGAAAGGAATTACAAACAAAGGTGTTCTATTACAAGGGAACTCTAGCTTAACGACACTCCCTCCTTTACGGCAAATGGAATATGGCGGAGGCTGGGAAACCTTTTGACGAGCTGGAGCTCGTaaaggtatgtttttttaaaaaaaacaatctcttACAACTGACATTGCGTACGCTGATTTGGGGATGAATAGTTCGGCTAAAATGTGTACGTTACGCCTCTGAGTGTACGTTTATCATTCCGTGAAACCATGTCCTATTGCTGTAGCTAGCAGTTGCCTTTAGCTTGTGTACTTATACCTCAAATGTCTCTGTAGTGCTTCAAATATTACTCAAGAGTTGGTGCGTTTTGGGCGTTTTAGGTAGTCAACGTTACTTGGATTTGTTAATCTGAACAGCTCGACTTATTTCGAAAGTGAAATTGTAGTATTGCATCTACCATGACTCATTGTGCAAGCAGGTCctattttggggaaattaaccCATATTATTAAGATTAATTGTGACTGCCTGTGTTAACTTAGTGATGCATAGAAGGGTAAAGTATTAATTCTCCTAAATCTAAGCTTATTTACAGGGCTAcatcaataataaacaaaatatatgtgtatatgtgcctaatatatattgtataatatatctTCCACACCCCTGTTCAGGAATGGCAGGCATCTGCAGACCTGAAGTCGGCCCTGTACAGTTACCTGAAGAAGCAGGTGCCTCGGATCTTCTGTCTTAAGGATGAGCTCAGCCCTCAGCAGGAAGAGGAGCACACACAGaagctcctcctccatcctctggagtacttcctgtttggtgaaGATCCAGATGAAGGTGTGGAGAAGCTCAAACAGCGCAGCACGTCTTCCCAGCTGTGTGGACGTGTCTTCAAAGAGGGGGAGACCGTCTACTCTTGCAGGTCTGAAAATGTCCGTCAttgtatacattaaaaaaaaatgtcttcaagtTCATATTGTTTTGTTAGTCACTAGAATGTAGcctttgatttattttgaacagattgcattttttttttgtttttgtattattatttcagacGTCAACATGGTCCAAAAATTGTATCAAACATCAGTATATGGTGGTCACCTGCAACAACAAATCAACACCTTAAACTGTACACCTTCATACACTCAATTAAAATATgagacttttgtttttgctcacaTTTTCCATGAActcaaaaaatctaaaatattttcaatgtacacaaaaggcatatttatctaaaatattgtttacaaatcTGTCTAAAGCATTAATCCTTCATGATTCATAATCTATCCACCTCACAGGCTTGGGATATCAAGATATTgataaaacagcatgattattcCACAGATGTGCTTTCGGTTGGCCACAGTAAAAGGCCACTGTATTGGTGGTGATCCGCAGGGGTCATTTTCTagtgtgaccaccatttgcctaaaataccatatacagccatctagagcaggggtctcaaactcaatttacttgggggccactggagctcgggtctgggtgagactgggccgcatcaggttttccaaaaaaaaaaccccaaaaaacgcatttattaaaaccaaaaaaattaaaaaaactttgctttggttccaattttctacaataaaagctctgataaaaaattccactgttctcaaatatctaatttttatttttctacacaaaatgagatgaaaaataaataaacaaatcaagaataaagaaaatcaatcaatcagtaataaataaatataataataataataaaaacttaagaaaccacatatagttggtgggtagacaaattatttttttcagattaaaatgaacaaagcattattagagccctgtagacatgacaaaacacgactatagtcacatttatactctttttatttacaacatattgcgcaactgcagggtcttgagacacatgctaactcgcaaactagagagctagcgacctaaacggtagcctttgagttatttccgttaaacttaaatagccaaaaacttaccacttccaca
The sequence above is drawn from the Doryrhamphus excisus isolate RoL2022-K1 chromosome 13, RoL_Dexc_1.0, whole genome shotgun sequence genome and encodes:
- the atxn3 gene encoding ataxin-3 isoform X2 translates to MRMAEGGMGSEEYRTFLQQPSGNMDDSGFFSIQVISNALRVWGLELILFNSREYQSLMINPINEKAFICNYKEHWFTIRKLGQQWFNLNSLLTGPELISDTYLALFLAQLQQEGYSIFVIRGNLPDCEAEQILGIMRVQQQQRPRLIGEDEAQTSAGRSATLGQTEMVCGVESNVVEEDEELKRALALSRQDIDVEDEEADLRRAIQLSMQGAVLGSTSSDSEGGHLKLDSEATGGPRVQNEVLTVEELRKRRQAYFNQQEHQLQSNIPQHTNSASIENPRTPLDQQQKPSL
- the atxn3 gene encoding ataxin-3 isoform X1 — encoded protein: MVNTVMTSEVRVECLTERDPNMDAIFHEKQEGSLCAQHCLNNLLQGEYFSPVDLSSIAHQLDEEERMRMAEGGMGSEEYRTFLQQPSGNMDDSGFFSIQVISNALRVWGLELILFNSREYQSLMINPINEKAFICNYKEHWFTIRKLGQQWFNLNSLLTGPELISDTYLALFLAQLQQEGYSIFVIRGNLPDCEAEQILGIMRVQQQQRPRLIGEDEAQTSAGRSATLGQTEMVCGVESNVVEEDEELKRALALSRQDIDVEDEEADLRRAIQLSMQGAVLGSTSSDSEGGHLKLDSEATGGPRVQNEVLTVEELRKRRQAYFNQQEHQLQSNIPQHTNSASIENPRTPLDQQQKPSL